The following coding sequences are from one Melospiza melodia melodia isolate bMelMel2 chromosome 2, bMelMel2.pri, whole genome shotgun sequence window:
- the SERPINE3 gene encoding serpin E3 produces the protein MQSHDLVLAPLPIKEGDKTFIGSFHSDTQKHTERQDNLTELTVLAGGDCSQLIFMLPILFSAFILSACCTAKGNCISYDELRELKTEFAISLYRQVSEAENRTNLVVSPASVAASLELLQFGAQGNTFTELQDVLGYSIHDQSVQDFMHTVDEAETDSSQGTVVQLGCSLLVDAGVQLSPDFAERAARWANSSLLQTNLTDPNATHTQEWITTDLADGDMRGMAPGSAGSTLSQVTLVSTLYFRSMWQKKFSFMDSQMLPFTTPEGSTLKVPTMHHTAEVNYGQFQTAALEAFSVVELPYLGEKLSMFLVLPSHKRTPLSQIESHLSTKTITLWANSLKRTKMDIFLPRFSIQSLFDLKTILSALGIRDAFDPITANFKGISEQDSLYISEAIHKAEIEVTEDGTKASGSTAMVLLKRSRTPIFKADRPFTFFLRQANTGRHALPFRSRIPATQVQYFL, from the exons ATGCAGTCTCATGACTTAGTCCTTGCTCCACTACCTATTAAAGAAGGAGACAAGACCTTCATAGGCAGCTTCCATTCAGACACCCAGAAGCACACAGAAAGGCAAGACAATTTAACCGAGCTAACT GTATTAGCTGGTGGAGACTGCTCCCAGCTCATCTTCATGTTGCCCATTTTATTCTCTGCATTCATCCTGTCTGCTTGCTGCACAGCCAAGGGGAACTGCATCTCCTATGATGAGCTGAGAGAGCTGAAGACTGAATTTGCCATCAGCCTCTACCGGCAGGTGTCTGAAGCAGAGAACAGGACCAATCTGGTTGTCTCTCCAGCAAGTGTGGCTGCTTCTTTGGAGCTGCTGCAGTTTGGAGCTCAAGGAAATACCTTTACAGAGCTGCAAGATGTCCTAGGATACAGCATTCATG ATCAAAGCGTGCAGGATTTCATGCACACGGTGGATGAGGCAGAGACTGACTCCAGCCAAGGCACAGTGGTCCAGTTGGGATGTTCCCTCCTTGTGGATGCAGGCGTGCAGCTCTCGCCCGACTTTGCTGAGCGTGCTGCACGCTGGGCCAACAGCAGCCTGCTCCAAACCAACCTCACCGACCCCAACGCCACCCACACACAGGAGTGGATCACCACTGACCTTGCAG ATGGGGATATGCGTGGGATGGCACCGGGGAGCGCTGGATCCACGCTCAGCCAGGTCACCCTGGTGAGCACCCTGTACTTCAGAAGCATGTGGCAAAAGAAGTTTTCCTTCATGGATTCCCAGATGTTGCCTTTTACAACGCCAGAGGGCTCGACCCTGAAAGTGCCTACCATGCACCACACAGCTGAAGTTAACTATG GCCAGTTCCAGACTGCAGCTCTGGAAGCTTTCAGCGTGGTCGAGTTACCCTACCTGGGAGAGAAACTCAGCATGTTCCTAGTGCTTCCCAGCCACAAAAGAACACCTTTGTCCCAGATTGAGTCTCACCTTTCTACCAAAACCATAACCCTCTGGGCCAACAGCTTGAAGAGAACAAAGATGGACATTTTTCTGCCTAG GTTCAGTATTCAAAGCCTTTTTGACCTAAAGACAATTCTTTCTGCCTTGGGAATTAGAGATGCATTTGATCCCATCACTGCTAATTTTAAAGGCATTTCAG AGCAAGATAGTCTTTATATTTCAGAAGCTATCCATAAAGCAGAGATTGAAGTAACAGAAGATGGTACAAAGGCATCAGGATCTACAG CAATGGTCTTACTGAAAAGATCCCGAACACCTATTTTCAAAGCAGACCGACCTTTCACATTCTTCCTGAGACAAGCTAATACAGGTAGGCATGCTCTGCCTTTCAGGAGCAGAATCCCAGCTACACAG GTTCAGTACTTTTTATAG